The window GGGGTCTCCGTTTTGGCGGGGTGGGCTTCAATCTCTACTCTCCAATCTCCAATTACTGTCCCTTCGCCGTTCAAGGCGGCGCGAACGGGCTGCGGGCGGCGGGAGTCGGCCAGGATGACGGTGGGGACATGGGATGCCAGGGCTTCGCGGGCGGCCAGGATTTTCTTCTTCATGCGGCCGGCGGCCAGGTCTTCGGCCCAGTCCAGGCGGTCGGGCGAGATGTGGCGCACGAGGCTGGCTTCGTCGGGGAAGTTGGCGAGCAGGCCAGGCACGTTGCTGAGGATGACCAACATCTCTGCCCCTAGTGCACCCGCAATCAACGCCGCTGCCCGGTCGCCGTCCACATTCAGGCGTTCGGCCTGGCGTCCCAGCGCCAGCGGCGCCACCACCGGCGTGTAGCCCGAAGCCAAAAGCAGGCGCAGCAGGTCGGCGTTGGCGCTCTCCAGCTTGCCGGTGAAGTCATCGCGCACGATGCGCTGGCGGCCATTTTCCACCGCCCGCACCGCTTCCTTGCGCTCGGCCAGCAACAGCCGCCCATCCACGCCCGAAAGCCCGACGGCATTGCAGCCCAGGCCTTGCAGGCTGGCCACCAGGCGCTTGTTCACCTGCCCGGCGGCGGCAGCCACGTAGAGTTCCAGCGTCTCCGGGTCGGTGTAGCGGCTGACGTGGCCAGAGGGCGAGACCAGCTGGCGCACGGGCACACCGGCGCGCTCGGCCAGCGCATCTGCCGCCGCCGAGGTGCCGTGGACGAGCACGACCGGCCATCCTCCTGCCGCCAGCGCCGCACCATCCGCACATACGGCCTGCGTATCGACTTTCGCGCCGCCGCCAACTTTGATCACGAGTGGTTTCATGGCTTATCTGCTCGAAGGAATGAGTTCGATGGTCTTATTGTTGCGTGTTGCGTGTTCCGTATCGAATGCGAGCACGCAACACGTAACACGTAACACTCAAATCGGATGCAATCCAGTAAACGCCAATCCCGCCGTCTCCTCCCAGCCCATCATCACATTCAAGCATTGCACGGCCGTACCAGCCGCGCCTTTGCCCAGATTGTCGATAGCGGCGAGGGCGACGAAGCGGCCGCTGGCAGAGTCCACTTCCCAGCCCACATCGGCCAGATTGGTCCCGGCCAGCAGTTTCGGCTCCGGGTGGCGGTAGATGCCCGTGCGCTCGTGGACGATGCGGACGAACGGCTCCTGCCCATAGGTTGCCCGGTACGCCCGCCAGATGTCTTTGTCGCTCAGGCCGGGCTGCACCCAGGCATGGGCTGTGGCCAGCACCCCGCGCACCATCTCGATGCTGGTCACGGAGAGGTGGATGTCATCTCGCCCCAGCGCCTGGCTGACCTCGGCCTCGTGGCGGTGGCCGGTGGGCGCAAACGAGCGCAC of the Caldilineales bacterium genome contains:
- a CDS encoding [LysW]-aminoadipate kinase, which encodes MKPLVIKVGGGAKVDTQAVCADGAALAAGGWPVVLVHGTSAAADALAERAGVPVRQLVSPSGHVSRYTDPETLELYVAAAAGQVNKRLVASLQGLGCNAVGLSGVDGRLLLAERKEAVRAVENGRQRIVRDDFTGKLESANADLLRLLLASGYTPVVAPLALGRQAERLNVDGDRAAALIAGALGAEMLVILSNVPGLLANFPDEASLVRHISPDRLDWAEDLAAGRMKKKILAAREALASHVPTVILADSRRPQPVRAALNGEGTVIGDWRVEIEAHPAKTETPS